AGGAAAAGGTCATGCACACACGAATCTCCGATGAGCTGGATGAATCGTTGAGGCGGGCGGCCGAGGAATTGCGCGTGCCGGTTTCGAACCTGGTGCGCAATCTGCTCGAAGACGCGGTCGATGTGGTCGAGACGGTGACCGACAACGTCGGCGATCTGGTCGAAGACGTGGTCGAAGAAGCCCGGGACTTCGGTCATCGCTTCGAAGACCGCTGGCGGCACCGGGTTCGCGAAACGCGCGAGCGTGGGCGTGACGCGGGAGAGCGCGCGAAAGAAGGCGGACGCGTCGCCCGCGAAGCCGCCGAGATTGCCCGGGACGTGGCCTACAAGGCGCGCGACGCGGCGCTCCATGCCGCCGAATCGCTGCGTGACGACCGCGAAGACGAAGCCCGGGACGACGCGGGCGTCGAGACGCCTTCTCGACCCGAAGCACAACCCCTGGAGTTTCCCGACGTGGCCGGTTGGCAGCCGCTGGTGCTCAACGCTGAACAGGAATGCGCAGGTTGTGGCCGACACCTCTTCCGCGGCGATAGCGGTTATCTGGCGGTCGGCGATCCGAAGCACACGACGACCTATCTGTGCGAGAACTGCCTGGAGTCGCTGGACTGACCCGGCGGCCGGACGGGGTCTTCAACTCCACACTCGCTCCTTCGCGAACTCCGACAAACCCCCGTCCGTGCGGGTACACTAGCGCGCGCGGCACCAGGAGGAGCGATGTCCGGAAAGTACTTCGAAGAACTCCAGGTCGGCGATGTATTCAACCATCAACCCGGCCGAACCATCACCGAGACCGACAATCTGTTGTTCTCGACGTTGACGATGAACCCACAGCCCCTGCACCTGGACGCGGAGTACGCCGCGAGCGCGGAGTTCGGCCAGATTCTGGTCAACAGCCTGTTCACGCTCGGGCTGCTGGTGGGGTTGAGTGTCGGCGACACGACGCTGGGGACAACGGTCGGCAATCTGGGTTTCGAGAAGGTCGAATTTCCCAAGCCGGTCTTCCTGGGCGACACACTCGTGGCGCGGACCGAAGTGGTCGATCGCCGCGAATCCAAATCGCGCCCCGAATGGGGCATCGTTACGTTCGAGCACCGGGCGACCAATCAGCGCGGAGAGATCGTGGCGCGCTGTCGGCGCGCGGCCATGATGCGCCGCAACACGGCGGTGGCCTGAAGGGCGCCAGGCGAAAGGTATTCGATGTCCGAACTTCCCGGTCCCGATTCAGAACACCCCGCGCAACGGGCGGCCTGGCGTTCGATGGACGCCGTCCTGCGCGGAGACAAGCAGACCTGGGTCGATGGTTTTGCCGATGACGGGATTGTCGAGGACCCCGTCGGCAAGTCGATTCTCGATCCCGAGGGCAAAGGACATCGAGGCAAGGAAAAGATCGAAGCGTTCTGGGACAAGAACATCGCCGCCGCGCGTCCCGTGTTTCAGCTTCAGCACTCGATCGTCTCGGGGGATGAGTGCGCCAACATCGGCACGCTGATGATTCAATTCGAAAACGGAATGCTCACCAAGCTCTTTGGCGTGTTCGTGTACCGGGTGAACGACGAGGGCAAGGTCCTGTCGCTGCGCACGTACTGGGAACCGTCGAAGATGGAGATGATCCCGCCGCCCGAATTTCCGCGCGGTTCGGGATCCTCGGACTGATCGAGCCGCGAAAACCTTCGAGGGGATGACTCAAGCCATGCGCATCGGACTCTTCAGCCAGACCTCATTGCTGCCCACGGCCACATTGGAAGACGTCATCGGGGAAGCGCGGGTCATCGAGGCCGATGGCTTCGACTTCATTTCCTACCCCAACGTCTTTGGCTTCGATGCCATGACTCTCGCGGCCCTGGTGGGTCGCGAAACCGCGCGCATCGAACTCGTGACCGGAGTCGTGCCGTCGCCTCCGCGACACCCCGCCGCCATGGCCCAGCACGCGTTGACCGTCCAGGTCGCCTGCGCAGGTCGGTTTACCCTCGGGATCGGTCTTTCCCACAAGATTGTCATCGAGGACATGTTTGGCCTCTCCTACGCAAAGCCCGCCAAGCAGATGCGCGAGTACCTCGGGGTGCTTGCACCCCTTCTGCGCGGGGAACCTGCGGCTTTCGATGGCGAGGTCTACCGGGTCCACGCACGGCTCCAGGTCGCGGGAGCCGATCCGGTTCCACTGCTGATCGCCGCACTCGGCCCGCTCATGCTCGAAGTCGCGGGAACTCTGGCGGACGGCACCTCGACCTGGATGTCGGGTCTGCAGACCCTGTCGAAGCACATCGTGCCTTCGATCAACGATGCGGCCAGAAGCGCGGGTCGCGCAGCGCCGCGCATTCTTGCGG
The sequence above is a segment of the bacterium genome. Coding sequences within it:
- a CDS encoding nuclear transport factor 2 family protein, with protein sequence MSELPGPDSEHPAQRAAWRSMDAVLRGDKQTWVDGFADDGIVEDPVGKSILDPEGKGHRGKEKIEAFWDKNIAAARPVFQLQHSIVSGDECANIGTLMIQFENGMLTKLFGVFVYRVNDEGKVLSLRTYWEPSKMEMIPPPEFPRGSGSSD
- a CDS encoding MaoC family dehydratase; amino-acid sequence: MSGKYFEELQVGDVFNHQPGRTITETDNLLFSTLTMNPQPLHLDAEYAASAEFGQILVNSLFTLGLLVGLSVGDTTLGTTVGNLGFEKVEFPKPVFLGDTLVARTEVVDRRESKSRPEWGIVTFEHRATNQRGEIVARCRRAAMMRRNTAVA
- a CDS encoding TIGR03564 family F420-dependent LLM class oxidoreductase, coding for MRIGLFSQTSLLPTATLEDVIGEARVIEADGFDFISYPNVFGFDAMTLAALVGRETARIELVTGVVPSPPRHPAAMAQHALTVQVACAGRFTLGIGLSHKIVIEDMFGLSYAKPAKQMREYLGVLAPLLRGEPAAFDGEVYRVHARLQVAGADPVPLLIAALGPLMLEVAGTLADGTSTWMSGLQTLSKHIVPSINDAARSAGRAAPRILAALPTALVSDVEAARAKANKSFAVYNTLPSYRAMLDREGSGSQPGDVALLGDEAELRKCVDRLVDAGVTDFCAVPFGADSGAATRTQEFLKSLL